Genomic segment of Bos taurus isolate L1 Dominette 01449 registration number 42190680 breed Hereford chromosome X, ARS-UCD2.0, whole genome shotgun sequence:
AAGAAGTTTCCTGTCAAAAGTGGCAGCTTGAATTTTGCATCCACAGGTGCAGCAGAGCCCAATCAAATGTGGAAAAGACCACAATCATATACACAGAGCTGTGACACGCTATCACTATGTCATGCGCATATATAAGACAAAGTTATAAAACACCTTAAAAACCTTCAAGTTAAGAGGGATGATCTCAGTATCAAAGATGAAGATGAAAACTAAGTTGGGGGAATATCTACTTACCTCTTTAAACTCTGCCTTTAGTACGCAGTGCCCTAGAGTTGATTGCCATTGAAGTTTCCTGCCACTATGTTTGCCAAGGTAAAATGTCTTGAAAATCTCCTGAAGTTTTACCATCTACAACAAATAATGCTTTATTTAAGCTCTGTGTCCAGTATCACATTCACtacttttttatatttacatGTGTAAAAATGTATGGAAGTTTTAAAGACTATACCCAATAGGGCCACTGATCACGTTGATGTAAGGTAATAACCACCAAATTTAATAGCATTTATCAGATTTACCCTCTCTGATCTGTCTGCAACATTTTATCAtcctctcctttttaaaaaatatttatttataaacttaGTTGCAGTATATGGTATatagtccctgaccagggatcgaacctgggccccctgcattgggagccgggagtcttagccactggaccaccagggaagtcccatccccTCTTCTGAAACATTCATCTCCAATGCTTTTTGTGCCTCTGGACCTTGCTGGTTCCTTTATCTTGCTAGTGTTTCTTCATTGGTTTCCTTCTTAGGTTACCTCTTCCTACCACCTACCAGTTGTGAGCCTTTTTCAAAGTTTTGCCTTAGGCCTGttcttgtttccacattttctctCTTAATGAGGGATTTACTCAAGTATCCATCACTCAGCAATCCCACCCTCTGGCCCAGGTAATATACCATCAAGAATTTTTGAGAGTTGGGCAGTGATGGGTACTAATACAATCTGGGGAACTGAAAGAAGAGTCAAGGACACTGGCCCTAAACTAAGGAATTGGCATCTTAACCTATGCTCTAATGATACAAgagtaatataaataaaagaataaaacattaaaaacagttGACATTTGGTGTGGCTGTGTTTacacaaacttttaaaacaaCTCTTACCTCTGGTGGTAAATGAACTTCCATAGGCACATATGTTGGCCAGTAACCCATTGTCAGGATATTCACAGTTAATTCAATATTCCCAGGTACATTCTGGTTCTGCATATACTACAATAAGATCAACACACACACTgagatcttaaaaaataaaaatgcatacatTCCATGCCATAAAAATGACCCATTCAAGAAGTTCCTCACTACAAAACTACAGGTGATACTGACCATCTTTAAAATAGAAGGCAAAACTATTAAAAGGACTATAAATGAAGCCTATATTAAAAGTGCCAGAGAAATACACCAGGTAACATTTTGCTACAATGTACACAAGGATCAGGTGACTCCTTCAGAGGCATTAACAACTTAAATAATTTCTCACATATGACTGGGCTGTTACAGGatttcttctccattcttttcccCATACCACCTGCAGTATCCAGTTTTGGAGACCCCTACATGGCTTGGAAAACCTGGCAGCAACCCCCCATTCCTCACCCCACCAGCCAGCCCAAGTGTCTGGTTTTTCACTTGTTCCACTGTGTGTTTGCAGGGAGTGACCTGAAAtggggaaggaagaagaaggggagAGGGCAAAGCAGGTAGACCCTATTCTGTAGCTACTACAGGACCCATGATCCTACTAACCCTGATCTTTCTTGAGTCTTCCACCCTCATCTCCCATCACAGCAacatagtggtaaagaaatcactgTTAAAACCCTAGGAGAGGAAAATCTATCTTGCTATCACTATTATGTATAATCTTAAATGTTTCAAAACTAGCTTCTACCAACATCTGCGAAATATACAGATCTAGCATTTCATTCCCAAGGTCCCCAAAGGCCTTATACAACCACTCTATCACCTCTTCCATCTCCATCACTAGCTCTGAACTTGCAACTCACCACCAGTgggtagatgctgctgctgctgctgctaagtcacttcagtcgtgtccgactctgtgtgaccccatagacggcagcccaccaggctcccccatccctgggattctccaggcaagaacactggagtgggctgccatttccttctccaacgcatgaaagtgaaaagtgaaagtgaagtcgctcagtcatgtccgactcttcgcgaccccatggactgcagcctaccaggctcctctgtccatgggattttccaggcaagagtacgggagtgggctaccatttccttctccatgtttcaGTCTTCTACATATGCGTAACAAGCCCTCCCCTATTTCTTTTCCAAACTCATCAATTATTCCAAACTCATCCTATTCCCTCTACCTCTTTCCTAGCAACAGACCACACTCCTATTCCACAAAGGAAAAAGGCAAATCCCACCAACACATGCCAGTCACTGGTGTTTAGCAACCATTCACCAACCTATCTACCCTTTCACAAACCATCCCATCCACTCACCTTTTGTCTATCATTAACCTTGTTTTCCATCCATTGGTTCCTCCATCCATCTACTTATCTTTCCTCATGTCCCGTTCCCTCACTCATCCTTCCATCTATTTGTCTATAGACTCATCTTTTGATACATCAAAAGATGCTAGAAGCCCTGTTTTCACTAGCTACAGCCTTTCCTGTCCTGACTTCTTCTGCTCAATACATTTCATCTctatttttgtgttattttggGAGTATATTGAGAATACATTTTGAAGTAGGTCAAATACACTTACATTTCATTGGTGATTATTTTCTTCTACTGTGACTATCATCTAAGTTGCTATGAAGTATTTATAACAAATACAAGTTTCTACTTATCCTCTTCAGTACAAACCAAAATAAGAAGATAACTAAATACATTTAAGTTGGAGGAATTAAGAGCTTAACTCACTTTTACCTGTTTGAACTGAATCATGATGTCTTTAGAAAGTTCCATGTCTTTAAACATTCCTTCAAGTTTGCTGGTGAAAGCAGCTCCACATTCTAGTAAAGATGTTTGTacatttacaatattttaaagtggttaaaaacaaagaatttagAATTGAAAACATGAAATGTAAAACATACTTTAGGATGAAATATGGTCTGTAAGTATTCATAAGAATAAAAAAAGCCTTACCCCAAAGTGTATGCCCCACTAAATCAGAGTCAAATCTTAATCCTGTAGTAACTTTATCTACTTTTTAGGCACAAGATAAATGGGAAATTTTatacaaatgataaaaacaagaacaatgttttattttttaaaaaatcacgaCAGCTCTCCATATGTAAATAGGTTGGAAACCTCATGAGCTTACTCAATTTACGTTTTTAATCATATGAACTTACAACGACTGACAAAAGAGGCAACTGACTGAAAGAGTAGAAATTAAGCTAATATTTTCTctcagaaattaaagaagaaaaggacCAGGAGAATGACAAACATACCATGTTTAAGTTTGGACAGCATTGATTTTTCAGCATCTACAGATGCACTTTTCCCAACTAAAAGGCGCTTGGCTAAATCTTTCTTATAGAAGGCCTCAAAAACATCCTTACCTATGTAAGTAATAAAACACAACTCTTATATTCCAATATAAGGTTTTGACACAATTTACTCAAAGTGCTTAATAAATCACACCATTAACCCAAGTCATTTAAATGTACACGTTTTATCCAAGTTTGCTAAATACAAGAAACATTAGAGGTAGATTTTTGTGCCAGACATTTCAAGACTTCTTTGCTGTAAAGAATTAAGACTGAATTTACTTTTCTTTAGAAAAGCTTTAGTTGACTAGTAATTTTAGCATCAATACTCCTGAGATTAAAATAAGTAGCAAAATTCAAGACTCTTAATAGTGGAAAAGTCGGAGCACAAGGCAATTAAGCAACATTCCTCAAGTACCCCAATAAATTAAATGCAAGGAATTTAAtagaattttaagtatttaacCCACAAGTAAATATACCTTATAGGTTGATTTTACTCGCCAGTTTCTCTGTCGAGtgctttgttttaaaagaacaatattaaaacaaaaatacgtACCATATATAAATCTAAATATAATCATAATCTTATCCAACATTTTTTCAAGTTCTTCATCAGTAGCTTCTTTGTTGCCTGCACGAAGCTTTGAATCCACATACTTCGCTAAAATGGGGGAAAAGTTTGTTGTTCAGTGATCATCAGTACCCATGAGGTACTGGTCACTATAAATACCAAACAGGAGTATGATATACTGAGTATTTCAATGTTTTACATGtacacatgcatttttaaaaagtttccatatatgatattatacatgtttcaatactgtaaagtaattaacctccaactaaaataaatttatattaaaaaaaaaaagttgccaaaGTCAGGGAGATCAAGCGACTTGTTCAGTGTCACAGAGTTAAAAAATATAAGAGCTTCaactcaaacccaagtcttctggcTCCAGACCTAATGTACTTTCTACCATACTGATGGGATAAGGAAACTCTGGTGGGGGGATGGTGGTGGACGTGTTTACAGCCTTGTGCAGGAGTCAAAGTCACTGAAAGACATGGCATATCTTCTGGAATGTTCATTTTACACTGATGCTAGGCAATCTGAAATACTACTTTTCTACTGAAACAAATCAGATACATTACAGAGAGGAGGCAAAAATTGCAAAAAATTTAAGGGTAAATAGTAAACCAACAAAATTTCATCCTTTTAGTGAAGGATCTTCTCAGGTACCTCCTCCTCTGACCCAGGTGAGGAAACCTGAGAAGAACTGCAGTACACCACACTCTACTCTAAATAGGCCCAGATTCCTAGGTTTATTTTCATCCTGAACATTCTTTCTCACTGGCAACTGTAATTTTGTGCTAGCCTTTCCTGTGTGTGGGCCTCTAGAAAAAGTACCCTGTCCCACCGCTAAATTGCTCTAGGCTTGTAAAACAGCTATCAagctttttatatataaaaagaaaacagggtTCGATGTACTGTCTTACAAAGAAAGACCATGTTTGATAATGTGGGCTTTGAGATATTCTTTAGCATGAAGGACTACTCCTTGCATCTGGCTTCTTAGAAACCACCAACTAAGcaactagaaataaatttcatTGTTATTGAAAGACATGGCACAAAGATGTTAATACACAAAGCCTTATGAAAGAAGAACATTAAATGGGAAAAGGGACTGGAAAAATACCTATAAGTTCAGCAGGCTTGTTTGGTCTTTTGTTAATGaatgtttcaaatgcttctttCATAGCATTGATAAATTTTTCATTCTTCAGGAAACAGATATCAATTATATGGTCAACCTTATCTTTAAAATCCAGCAATTCTTGAACCATGGTTTTATCCTTTTCAGGATTAATTACAATAGTGCTACCAAAtgcctaaaaaaacaaaaatgtgtttttactAGAATTTAATTATCTGCAATGAAAACAATCCCCCAAATCATATTTTAAGTATATACACATACCCAcatactttaaaatttcaaaaaattaaataaaataaagcaggttctgaaatcaagaaaagaaaagataaagtgaTAAAACATCCAGACTGATGACACTCATCTATAATCACAAGGTAAGGAACAGCCACTGGGTACAAAATATCATAATGGGGTCTTATTGTAGAAGTTTCTagggttttttttcccacttttaaagtcagcttgaatttttaaaaaatggcaatatGCCTTCAGCGTAAGATCAAAGGCAAGAAATTTGTATCCTAAAAAAGTCCTATTCCTTTTTCCACATTCACTACTATAATTATTGGAGCTAGAAATCACATCAGACATCAAGAAGAGAACTGTTTTATTGTTAATTAGCCACATGGCTATTATTCTCAGGTTGACTGCTCTCAAAACTCCCATtacttgaaaaacaaaaggatctaacaaataagaaaacattcATATGTACTCTAGGTGTACAGATTATAagccatcagaggaaaaaaaatggttaaTGTTAATACCTTAATGTATTCAATCCATTGTTGTAAGAGAACCTGAACGCCACCTCGAACTCTACTGAAGAGCTGATACAGGAGAGATAAATCTTGAATTCGGTTTTCATCAAGGAGGTTATTTAAACCTGATTTTTGAAAcatttggtatttaaaaaaaaaagtgaacaaaaatgtcaggtattttaatgaaaaagaagttaaaattatTCTGATACTGGTTTGAACTATGACTAGTCTGTGAATTTTAATATAGAGATGTGCTTTGAATTAAACTCAAAGAGATAATTACCTTTCCAAGTGAAAACTAAATATAGGGAacttatataaaaacaaaaattatataatgGTCTGTACCATTTAACATAGTAGATCACATGTATAAACCAACTTATAAAAATTGGTCTGTGTAAAtatggtattcttgggcttcccttgtggctcagatggtaaaaaatccgcctgcaatgcaggagacccaggtttgatccctgggttgggaagatcccctggagaagggaaaggctacccactccagtattctggcctggagaattccatggactatatagtccatggggttgcaaagagtcagacatgactgagtgactttcacttcactttcaaatacATGTTACAAATACCTTGTATGTGCAATAGCCATATTATATTTGCATTACTGTACACAGTTATATTTCAGAGTATTGGATAAGGCCTGTGGTATATAAaaaaggcactggcaccccactccagtgctcttgcctggaaaatcccatgggcggaggagcctggtaggctgcagcccatggggtcactaagggtcggacacaacagagtgacttcactttcacttttcactttcatgcactggagaaggaaatggcaacccacaccagtgttcttgcctggagaatcccagggacggcagagcctggtgggctgctgtctatggggttgcacagagtcggacacgactgaagtgacttagcagtagcaggccAAGTTTAAATGAAGTCCTAAAGTATTTGATTTtcagaatgaaataaaagtatAACTGCATTAAAGTTCTAAGATATTTTATACAAAAGATGGCTAGAGAGAAAGGTAAGACTTTTGCCTATTTGTAACACTGTTAAAGTAAAATTCAGGGTATACTCATATATCACTTAGGATTAATAGAAATGCTTGGTTTTATATGCTAGAAACAAAACACTTTAGtgcaaaaaggaatgcatttccttattatttaatatttaatatacttaatatttatatacttaatttaatattaaatacttaatatttactatttccttattattattccttaaaaattaaattaaaaatcccCAAATTCCTACTGTTTCTTTACTGGAGTTGGTTAAGACTCCTCTCATCTCACTTCTTGTATCTTTAAAGTTAAGGAAAGAGGCACCTCCTGAAAGTTTACTGTGATGAATAGGGACAAAGCCTTGTGTCCTACCTCAGGAATGCAGTAATCTGCTATCAAACCTTTAAAAAGGcaagctttaaaaatgtttcaacttatttgctactattttaaaagtaatctcTTATTTGTAAATTGCCAATTACCTTTCTGAAGAATCGCTGTTAAGTGTTCTCCTAGAAGTTGTTTTTCCACAGTAGCAATTAATGACTtcctataaggaaaaaaaaagtttagaactAGACATTTGATTTTGCTGAAAATTTAGTCTCTCTTGGGGGATAAAAAATTTAACTAGCTCACTTTGTTTATTTCAATATTCCTACTCTTCTGTATAAATTTATTGTGCTCAGAGTTACTCTACTTTATGCCTAGAAGGAAAACACTGTGTATTTCAGAATTTTGGTAtatcacaaaataaatatttaaaaggtctTGCCATGGCTGGCTTTTCCTAAACGTCTCTGCTTTTACTAGGAAGTATTTATCTATCTGCTTATAGGAATTCCTTGGCTGGTAATATTTaggaaagcagagaaatactTTCTCCTATGAACACTCGCTGAATTTTAATCAGCCTGAAGATTTCAAAGATCACATTAGCTTCTAATACTATTCTTTAATTACATGCTAAACACATATGGACAACCAATAATCAAACCCTTGACTAAACTAATTAAGTAGGGAAAATAACAACCTGAAGTTTGCATTATGAAAACAACTGTTAAAGTCTCAAGTTTTACCTGAAAATACTTACTAATACTTGGGGATGCCCAAAGTGCCTTAAGTGATTCCACAGCACAGGTTTAAGGCTATTAGGCTGAGCGTGTAATACTTACTGGGTGGTCTGATCTAAGTAAGTAATAAGTCTGTCTGCTTCTTCTTCTAGACGTTTATTAACATGGTGAAGGTATTCAGGAACCTATAAAGATaagttttttatatattgttttcctcCCCATAAATCATTTAGTAAATGTCAAGTCCAAAAGATCCTGGGAGTAGCCCTGTCAAATGTGACAGGGTTGAATCATATATAAAATCACATGTAAAATTATAGCAGCATAACATCTGGAAGATAAATGAAAGGGCAGCTTACGTTCTATAAAGTAGGGACTATTATGAGACACAGTGGATTTATTCATCATGATTTTTAAATACCTCTCTTTCCTGCATTAATTTTTGGCCTTCAGCTGCGTACAGTCGGTTAGTTTCTTCCAAAAATCGTTGTTCAAAAGAATCCTGATAAATCTGGGAGGGGGTAACAAAGAAGCtcaattattcaataaatgtttactgaatgccCTCTATGTGAATAGCATTATGAGTCTggcttttttaaagtttttttggccacaccacggggtttgtgggatcttggttccctgaacagggattgaacccaggcccctcagcagtgagagcatggagttctaacaactggaccgccaggaaattctgtgtttgttttttaaacatcagACTAGGTATAGCAATCAGTTCTGTAGTAAGTGAAGTAGTTAACTTACTTGCAAATCAGAGAGCATGCTTAGAAGGCTTCGGAGTAAACTTCTATCGATTGCTTCACCATTCCTCTCCCTCTCAATCAAAAGAAGAATGCCATCAATTGTCTTATTCTGGACTTTCTGATCACTTATAATATGAGCCCTAAATAACTCCAGTCCCATGtccctaaaataaaaaaaaaacacaaaatctaaattaatttaaaacaatacCACTTCTGGAGAAGCTTGCTTGACTTCTCAccacatgttttgttttgttttttaatcatttatttattttaatttggctgcactgggtcttagttgctgcatgtgggatctagctccttgtccagggatcaaacccaggtcccctgcattgggagcacagagtcttagccactggaccaccagggaagtccctcaccacATGGTAATTAGGGTTCCAGGCTTTGAAGCAACAACTGTAAAAGTACAAAACccacatatttaattttaaataatattattagaTTAAAGCATACAGGAAACTCATTGTCTTTAATGAGAACTGAAGCTAAATTCCCATCTTCCTCTATAACtaagttttattgatttatttcctTTGGTGGATTTCTTCCTTGGTCAAATCAAGAGAGAAAATTAGTTCAAAGCTATAAAATGGTCTTCACTGTACTCGTAATGAAGGCTTAATTGCTCATTTGTCATCTGCCTTCAGTACTCAAAAATCAGTGAATTCTGATAATTGCTGTAGGTAAACGCTAGGCACATGGTGGGGGCAACAGCTCATTATACTCTTCTATTTTTGTGTATACATGGAATTTTCCCTAATAATGTTAAAAGATAATGAGTGAACTCTTGATCGGCAACAAAATGATGCATATTCAAACAGTCCAGAGCAAACTTCAATCCTTTCGGCTAACAAAAAAACTTCTTCATAAAGAAGAAGGTAAAACTGCTATAAATACAAGTCTAGAAGCTAAATGTGAGTTTTTAGACTATTCCCTGTATTACTTACTCTCTTCTATTAGTGTAATTAAGATTTGACTATGATTTGTTAACAaatcttttcataattttttttcttgcatccTTACCAAATGGATGGTAGCATTGAATTCTGAAGAACATAAGTCCTATccagaaacaaaaaaatgctcCTGATCATGATctgtcaatgaaaaaaaaaaatcaatttttaatatgttgtgaagctgaaatattttataaaataagactGCACGGTTTACTTGTATATATACTAGACTACTAGGATCAAACATACAGATTAACACATCTGAGAATATGCCCATACCATTTTTAATTAAActattaataaattttaactCTTACTGTAGTTTCTAGGACAAAAAAGACACTTAAAATGGTCTATGACAAATTTTAACTCTTGCTGTagtttgtaggaaaaaaaagacacttaAAATGGTCTATGACTTCTCTGCAACttgaaaattaactaaaaatcaaaacagaatcaAGGGGCATATAATTTTTCCTCAGCAACAGTTCTCAGGGTGAAACTGTCTTACAATTGTATACGTGGGATTTTGGGTGTGTGGGAtggattttaagatttttaacttGCAGAATATAAGGTTTAAAATAATACCAgattgggaaaaagaaaaggttgTGATGTGAATAAGCTAAAGTGCAGGACCAGCAGGCACTTTGCTAGGTAACCAAATAACAGGTGGGATAGCCATTAAGACACAAAATGTAACACTTATTTATAgtgctacaaaaataaaaatgattctaAGGTATAAGTCATTCTAAAATACTGGTTTACCCATAACTTTACATTTTAAGTAGAAAACTCAACCAAAATTAGTTTTAAGTCCCCCTATTGCAAAACTTTTAAAACTAATATTCTTGTATTTGAAGAAACTTATTTTAACTACAATATTTAACTGAAATGTAATGCTTTTTTCCATCTTACCATCTGTCTACAATGGTTCTGCCAACATCTATCAATCTTCTTGAGAAAAAGAACACTATCCAAAGAGTCTGTGAGATACACgttaaggatattttaaaaatgcttaggaCAAGTAATACATGCAAT
This window contains:
- the CUL4B gene encoding cullin-4B isoform X2 encodes the protein MSQSPGSLDGSDDEAVPEGSKGEAFSGFSSPNPSAAAAAQEVRSATDGNTSTTPPTSAKKRKLNSSSSSSGSNSSNEREDFDSTSSSSSTPPLQPRDSASPSTSSFSCLGVPVTAPSHVPIQKKLRFEENLEFVGFDAKMAEESSSSSSSSPTAATSQQQQLKNKSILISTVASVHHANGLAKSSTTVSSFANSKPGSAKKLVIKNFKDKPKLPENYTDETWQKLKEAVEAIQNSTSIKYNLEELYQAVENLCSYKISANLYKQLRQICEDHIKAQIHQFREDSLDSVLFLKKIDRCWQNHCRQMIMIRSIFLFLDRTYVLQNSMLPSIWDMGLELFRAHIISDQKVQNKTIDGILLLIERERNGEAIDRSLLRSLLSMLSDLQIYQDSFEQRFLEETNRLYAAEGQKLMQEREVPEYLHHVNKRLEEEADRLITYLDQTTQKSLIATVEKQLLGEHLTAILQKGLNNLLDENRIQDLSLLYQLFSRVRGGVQVLLQQWIEYIKAFGSTIVINPEKDKTMVQELLDFKDKVDHIIDICFLKNEKFINAMKEAFETFINKRPNKPAELIAKYVDSKLRAGNKEATDEELEKMLDKIMIIFRFIYGKDVFEAFYKKDLAKRLLVGKSASVDAEKSMLSKLKHECGAAFTSKLEGMFKDMELSKDIMIQFKQYMQNQNVPGNIELTVNILTMGYWPTYVPMEVHLPPEMVKLQEIFKTFYLGKHSGRKLQWQSTLGHCVLKAEFKEGKKELQVSLFQTLVLLMFNEGEEFSLEEIKQATGIEDGELRRTLQSLACGKARVLAKNPKGKDIEDGDKFICNDDFKHKLFRIKINQIQMKETVEEQASTTERVFQDRQYQIDAAIVRIMKMRKTLSHNLLVSEVYNQLKFPVKPADLKKRIESLIDRDYMERDKENPNQYNYIA